The following proteins are encoded in a genomic region of Vicugna pacos chromosome 16, VicPac4, whole genome shotgun sequence:
- the RAB37 gene encoding ras-related protein Rab-37 isoform X2, protein MTGTPGAAATRDGEGPERSPPCSPSYDLTGKNKVVTVDGVKVKLQIWDTAGQERFRSVTHAYYRDAQALLLLYDITNKSSFDNIRAWLTEIHEYAQRDVVIMLLGNKADVSSERVIRSEEGEMLAREYGVPFMETSAKTGMNVELAFLAIAKELKYRAGRQADEPSFQIRDYVESQKKRPSCCSFF, encoded by the exons ATGACGGGCACGCCTGGCGCCGCTGCCACCCGGGATGGCGAGGGCCCGGAGCGCTCCCCACCCTGCAGTCCGAGCTACGATCTCACGGGCAAG AACAAGGTGGTAACCGTGGATGGTGTGAAAGTAAAGCTGCAG ATCTGGGACACCGCAGGGCAGGAGCGGTTCCGCAGTGTCACCCATGCTTATTACCGAGATGCCCAGG CCTTGCTCCTGCTGTATGACATTACCAACAAGTCTTCCTTCGACAACATCCGG gcctggctcacTGAGATTCATGAGTACGCCCAGAGGGATGTGGTGATCATGCTCCTAGGCAACAAG GCGGATGTGAGCAGTGAAAGGGTGATCCGTTCAGAAGAAGGAGAGATGCTGGCCAGG GAGTACGGAGTTCCCTTCATGGAGACCAGCGCCAAGACAGGCATGAATGTGGAGTTGGCCTTTCTGGCCATTGCCAA GGAGCTGAAATATAGAGCCGGGCGGCAGGCTGATGAACCCAGCTTCCAGATCCGAGACTACGTGGAATCCCAGAAGAAGCGGCCCAGCTGCTGCTCCTTCTTTTGA
- the RAB37 gene encoding ras-related protein Rab-37 isoform X1 — protein sequence MTGTPGAAATRDGEGPERSPPCSPSYDLTGKVMLLGDSGVGKTCFLIQFKDGAFLSGTFIATVGIDFRNKVVTVDGVKVKLQIWDTAGQERFRSVTHAYYRDAQALLLLYDITNKSSFDNIRAWLTEIHEYAQRDVVIMLLGNKADVSSERVIRSEEGEMLAREYGVPFMETSAKTGMNVELAFLAIAKELKYRAGRQADEPSFQIRDYVESQKKRPSCCSFF from the exons ATGACGGGCACGCCTGGCGCCGCTGCCACCCGGGATGGCGAGGGCCCGGAGCGCTCCCCACCCTGCAGTCCGAGCTACGATCTCACGGGCAAG GTGATGCTTCTGGGAGACTCAGGCGTCGGCAAAACCTGTTTCCTGATCCAATTCAAAGACGGGGCCTTCCTGTCCGGGACCTTCATAGCCACCGTCGGCATAGACTTCAGG AACAAGGTGGTAACCGTGGATGGTGTGAAAGTAAAGCTGCAG ATCTGGGACACCGCAGGGCAGGAGCGGTTCCGCAGTGTCACCCATGCTTATTACCGAGATGCCCAGG CCTTGCTCCTGCTGTATGACATTACCAACAAGTCTTCCTTCGACAACATCCGG gcctggctcacTGAGATTCATGAGTACGCCCAGAGGGATGTGGTGATCATGCTCCTAGGCAACAAG GCGGATGTGAGCAGTGAAAGGGTGATCCGTTCAGAAGAAGGAGAGATGCTGGCCAGG GAGTACGGAGTTCCCTTCATGGAGACCAGCGCCAAGACAGGCATGAATGTGGAGTTGGCCTTTCTGGCCATTGCCAA GGAGCTGAAATATAGAGCCGGGCGGCAGGCTGATGAACCCAGCTTCCAGATCCGAGACTACGTGGAATCCCAGAAGAAGCGGCCCAGCTGCTGCTCCTTCTTTTGA